From the genome of Camelus bactrianus isolate YW-2024 breed Bactrian camel chromosome 33, ASM4877302v1, whole genome shotgun sequence, one region includes:
- the C33H11orf65 gene encoding protein MFI, with protein MAWKQESEFTQRDKAAIVIQKAWKSFLNVAVFQHLKSLINIRRQGEPCQIVRYINPKEAELLDAAAGINVRFRLGGVKFPPEIYYKIFTHRHIEDLCANSPRDYTKLPAKYTSHNKSDHLQEEGYRGWYRRVENNGWRPVSERFWTSTENVMVEDKRESEFHFSKLKRRQDMEKKRKIRKIEWMKQMYYAGNLEAKSTNHDTLGLIHTATKGLIKAIETGGIDSVMEWEVDEVLNWTNALNFDEYIANWKEIATSNSSANFKSFRFKEAKGKIHDYEDTLEEEMEASEDTSFENIYEGSGFTRLTPDSTYGI; from the exons ATGGCTTGGAAACAGGAATCAGAATTTACACAGAGGGATAAAGCTGCTATAGTCATTCAGAAGGCCTGGAAAAGTTTTCTT AATGTTGCTGTGTTCCAACATTTAAAAAGTCTGATTAATATAAGAAGACAAGGGGAACCATGTCAGATAGTGAGATATATTAATCCTAAAGAG gcaGAACTTCTAGATGCTGCTGCTGGCATCAATGTACGATTCAGATTAGGTGGT GTTAAATTTCCACctgaaatatattataaaattttcacTCACAGACATATTGAAGATTTGTGCGCTAACAGCCCTAGAGATTACACAAAACTGCCCGCAAAATATACATCTCATAATAAAAGTGATCATCTTCAGGAAGAGGGTTATAGGGGCTGGTATCGTCGTGTGGAGAACAATGGCTGGAGGCCTGTTTCtgaaaga tTTTGGACATCTACTGAAAATGTAATGGTAGAAGACAAAAGAGAAAGTGAATTCCATTTCTCTAAACTGAAGAGGAGGCAagatatggaaaagaaaagaaaaattagaaaaatagaatGGATGAAGCAAAT GTACTATGCAGGAAACCTCGAGGCCAAGTCAACAAACCATGACACTCTGGGTTTAATTCACACAGCAACCAAAGGGCTAATAAAAGCTATCGAAACTGGTGGAATAGATTCTGTGATGGAATGGGAAGTGGATGAAGTGCTGAACTGGACCAACGCACTCAACTTTGATGA GTACATTGCCAACTGGAAGGAAATTGCTACAAGCAACTCTTCAGCTAACTTCAAAA GTTTCAGGTTTAAGGAAGCAAAAGGGAAAATACATGACTATGAAGATACATTggaagaggaaatggaagcttCAGAAGAtacttcatttgaaaatatttatgaaggatCGGGTTTTACTAGACTAACGCCTGACTCCACTTATGGAATATAA